From Anopheles maculipalpis chromosome X, idAnoMacuDA_375_x, whole genome shotgun sequence:
atagcaattcaactagccgccgacgaaggactacaggctgaccgaccgaacgtcatcttcagcgacagtgccagtgttctggctgccctggaacacggcaactccaaagacccctacatccagctcctagactccatacctgcatccccgacaatcgttttctgttggattccggatcattccggaatcaacggaaactgacgaaccatacaacaccctttcacgccgtgatgccatccgcttcaccaacactaTCATCTCcaaacactggaactccaacTGGCACAACgaagacctcagcaacaaactccgtcctatcaagcacaacacctcttcctgggaagataccgaatccagtcacatccaacgagtcctttcccgccttcgtataggtcatacccgtcTTACACACatctacctcctagaaaaatccagtcctccactctgcagtgtctgtggtgttgacatcaccgtccaccACATCCtcacaaactccagcagaaccgcctcattagatttttacgcatcagtcatttatacaaagaaatttaagcaatagttcaaACTTATacgataccatatgccataatagtttccatagttttataggcaatagttttccataatatttaagccacatatgccatagttttgtattagattaaaccatccttttttaaacagtagagaggcgaatgtagtctctaagactcaaagcctctataaataaacgaaaaaaaaattccactccCAGTAATCCCGCACGGATTAATTGTAAAGCAATATTACACGAGCATGAAAAATATAGCATGACTGCTTCTACTCCTCCTAGGGACCACCTTAGCCACGATAGACGTTGTTCGCTTATCACATTTAGATATTGCAGGAAGCGTTTCTTGCGCAGCTTCTGTTAAGATGAGCCTTTCCGCTGTCCCGTTTCGCACAAACCACCATAAAACGATGCTATGCCAACGGGACAATGCAGcggttaaaattaatttcattaaaaaaaaaatccatcgtcaCAATCAGTTTGGCGGCGCAAACATTTCGTTTCGGCCACCGTTACTGAGACACCATCACCATTAGcatttcattattattattagcatCGTCATAATTTCATTACATCTTTTTATTGCACATCTTTCCCCCGCTGGGCAGGGTTTTGGTTAATCCAACGAGTATCGAAATCTGGCGTTTGAAGCCGTATTTACCAAACAGTATAGGAGAATAactaataattttaatttcaacctACAAAGGGTGACTGGAACCTCGACTTACAAGACAACTCACTCGATTACGTGCCTGTTGCTATGCTGCTCCAATCGTTTGGGAAATGTCGACCTGAACCATGAAACAAGACCTGATCTTGATGACTCCAGAATGACCTGATGATAAACTTTTCCTATGACGAATGACCAATGAAACGCTGAACGATTCACATTCAAAGTGCGTTACAAGAAGTTAGCTAGCTTCTTTCGAGCGGAAGTTACTGAAGTAGCAAACTAGGACTCTGCTCTGCTACTGAcattttttgtccaatttttttcccatcaAACGTGTTCCTTATGTTCCCTTGGTACGGTTACAACTCTCTACGTAGAAAATGTTCCACTTTTACATATCTTACGGCATCTGCAAATAAAtgttgtttgccatttttacgTCTCTTATTACAATCACAGGTATTCATCTGCCCAATTATATGCTTCGTCCGCCaggcaaacgaaacgaaggtCCAATATTCTATTTACCTTTCACGGCTGACTTGTCTTACCATTTAGACCGGGTAAACAAATAGCCAAGAAAGGCAACTGGGGTTTGAACCGCTGGAAAAACATATCTTCGCTATATCTTCAACTACAGCAActgatgttaaaaaaaaaaaagttcaaaaaatGACATGGGTCCTCGTCGTGCGATGGTTGCGCTGCCACTAGAGGCACGAAAATATTAAGGGTAAATTATGAGCAAAGtgaaattcattttaaatatacatacatattttGGAGAAAGTACAGAAgcacaaagagagagagagagagagagagcgcaagaggaacaaaaaaaaacaaaaacgccacGCTAAGGAACGAGCACTTGAAATGTGGCGACGAGTTTGAATGAGTGGATAAAGGATGGGTTTTCGCTTTGTTGCTGGCGCGTGCATGCGGATCGGCGGGCGCGAACGGTTGGCCAGGGACGGTGAAAGTGGTCTCATTGTGTGAAGAAGGGCACATTAAAGCGAACGGAAGTGGCATGAACACAAGGTGTTGCAAGACGGCCGCTTACGTTGAAGGTGTTACGTGCGCGACATGGCGAAATTACGCAAATGTGTTTCGTCGCGAAGTGGAAATGGTGCAAGCAGGAAAGATtaagcaaacatttttgatGGAATACGAAAGCTGAAAGCATTAAAGGGAAAGGCCAGGTCATCGTGGCGAGACACGGTACCGGTGAGAAGGATTGCGTCGCAAGGGTTGCAAGTTGTCGTTGGGTGGTGAGAAGTTTTAAAGGACCAGATTCTTGAAGTTGTTGCGATGAAGGTGGATATTCGATCAAGTATTGAATCGCACGATATCCTCGTGCGTCGGGTAAGGTAGCTAGGAAATCGAGATCACATGGTTTGAATTCTCAACAGAAGTCATTTCTTAGGATACATCTGGATGAATTTTGAGTAGATCTGCTCCAGAATTAAAAGTTAAATCAGAGACTGTTaccaaaaaacctcccaagaGCACACCTTCTACAGATAAGAGGTATATTACCGTGTGGAAGGGTCTTCTTGTTGGAGCTTTGCTCTTTAATTGTGCAACGATTCATCCAAAAGAATTGAGCAGACGGGTAGATCCGGActgttcctccgtagtgagggtTGACTatgcaactacgtggtatatcaGAAAGTCTAGTACGTCACTCGATAGCCGACGCGACCTCGGAGGTCCTTAGGTCAAGAAGCCAGCATATGGTTCGCATGGCCCTGGAAGCTGTTGAGCCAAGAACCGCATGTGATGCAGAAGCTGACACAGCAGCTAGTCGGAAATGGCTAGTGTTGATGAGTCAAAGATATAGTCCAAAGCATCCCaatatctcaaaaaaaaaagtggtccATTTTTAGCAGCTCACAACTTACGTCTGTAGCAGAACTCGTTCCTGTACCTGTTGACATTCTGTCAATTGCCTCACTGTGCCTCTTATAAATTGTTACAACCTAAGCACGTCTCGCCCACCAGTACTCGTATACTCGTCACCCGTCACTATATGAATAGACAAATAATGTGTGAATAAAAActatttcttgattttttgatTGAAACCGAAGCGTTGACGTGTTACACCTTTCGAAGTCAACCGTCAGCGTGCGCTACAATCTGTGTAAGGTGCGAGCGCCAGCCGATGTAAGCTTGCATAAGTAGCTGGGGCAagggaagcgaaaaacaaaagcaaaaagaagagGAATCACATACCACTCAGTGCCCCAAACCGTCgggccccccccccccccccaaggtTTCCACGCGAAGGCGAAGACGTTGATCGGCTGTCGTCTGCATAACCCGACAGTCTTTGATTATCTTTTTAACCAGGCACCAGGCACCGTGGTCCGTTTTCATCGGATGGGTTCTGGGTTCCATCATCACGTTATCCTTGCCTCATCGCCCCGAGGCGTGTTTGCACAACCTGACATTCTTTCGCTGTCTTccgcttgtgtatgtgtacctTGCAAAAGCATATCAATCACCTTCGGTGACAAGCTGCGTGTATGCGAACGTGCTATTTATTTGCACCGATCCCTAAACATCCAGGGCGTGTGTATCTGCGGAGAAGGAAGGTGGATATGAGATGGGGGAGTTGTCTACTACTGCATGTGTGGATGTGTCTGTGCACCACTAAGAATTCTTATGGACGGTGTTCTGAGCATCGATTAGTCGGAGCGATGTGTGTGCTGGAATGTGAAATTCTGTCTTGCCATGGTGTGTTGAAGGATACGCTAAATAATCAGTTTGATGGAGCAGTGTTAGGAGGATTTGTAACTGGGATGTACGTTGGctaggagaagaagaagaaaaaacagcacCTTTTAAAGCCACACGCGTCCACATGGCAGCACCATATCGACGTTTTGTGTCCTTATTCTTATTCCATAGATCATTTTTCCCAGCGTCCCCTCAACGACGTGCAACAACCGGGACCATGGGCCGGGGAAGTTTTTTCCACGCGAGTGGTCCTTGCTGCTTCATCCTTGGTGCTCGTAGCGCAAGCTTGAAAGCGTGTAACGTAGCCCGACAGGAAATCGTTCTTTCAAGATGGCGCATAAAAATCAAGCCAGCGCGACAATGATAGCACCTCAAATTGCAAAATCGATACAAGGTTGCAATAAAGTTGCGCTCATttgttccggttccggtgcgGCAGGAGCATTCCAAGACATTCGTTGCCTCCGCTGCCCTCCTGATGAGCGTTTGAAGCGGTGcggaataacaaaaacaatcgaatcgaaagcaCGCTATTTCTGAACCTGCAAAACGAAGCAAGGCAATCGCATGAATAGGATTCTTTTAACATACCTCATTCAACAGCGTGTTATACGAAAACGGTGACAGCGTAGGACTGTCATTTTGGCGACGCTGCTACGGAACGGATGCGCCGGAGCGGGAGCATCAGCAGGAAGTCTAAAGATGGCTGAAATTGGTACGCCGCTCTGTTTATGGTTATTGATGGGAATTGGACGTTTCTTCCAAACACCCGATACGAACTGGGTCATAGAGCAAACAGGGGGAGGGTTTTGTGGTCGTGACCTGCCGCAAATAACGAGTCAATTTCTACCAAATATGCACCGTCATGCACGCAAATAAAGGGTGGCTACATATCGATACAGTGCTCAATATCGcgaggcacaaaaaaaaaaaacgaccgacATCACCGACTTGTTTTTAAACTGCCGTTAATTATTGATCGGAATTGACGGCAAACGGGAAAAGGCTTTTACGTGCCCTGGAGTGCATGTAATTTTGAAACTGGTACTGGAGCAGCGGGAGCAGCCCACGATTTGTGGTGCCGCCATAATTGAATCAAATATGGcgtttataatatttttttctacagcTCCGTATCGCGATCAATCATTTCAATTAGTGCACGAGGTGGAAAAATTATGGTGGTAAATTAATCTCATCGCAGCTTCTGTAAAAGGTTGGGAGTTTTTTGGGGGGGCGTTtgcgaaaaattattttccacgtCACGTGTCACGTGTTGGATAGTTTTGTGCACAAACTGTCACACCACGAAGGCAAGTAGTGGGCGGATGATTAATATTGATATTGAAAGAAATCCAACTGTCATCAACCCGGCGTAGTGTGCGGCGTAGTTCTCGTTGTGCGATGTGTTGTTCTCTTCTAGCCAGAATTCAGCTTCAGCTCTCTTCAGTAAAGACTTCGGATACAGCCTGCACCAAAGCTCAGCTCCGGTACGTTCCAGACAATGGATGTTCTCCATAATTCTAATTTTAACCACGCTTGGATCGAAGAACTGACTTACTTCCGGttaatttaaatgttccaCCTTTGCCTTCACACGTTTCACCTTCTCCGAAACTTGCTCAATATATCcagaattgcaaaaaaaacagtattGATATTGTGTAATCGATCTGAAACAATCGTTAGAAATCACCTTCCAGCGCAAAGAAAAACCCTTCCCAGCTCTGAATCTTCGAATGCCAGATTAATGCAGATTTTAGAACCAACGCGACACGTTTTATCGCTGTGTCTAGGAGCGACAACACCCGAACTGAAGTCTGTCAATGACAACAGCACTACATATACGTGAATGTTATGCTTGTGTTAAGTGTTGCTcgagtgttttgtgtgcttttgttttcgtgtcTTCTAACTGggctgtgtcttttttttttttttgtgcaaccAACGGACTCGGCAGACCAAAACCATCTGCCGATTTCCGCCATTCTGTTCCACTCGGCTCGCAAAGGATTGCAATCCAAGAAAATATTCTCCAAGTCGTTGCCAAGAGCTTGACATCTTTTAAAGGACTCTTGTTGCTTGCGAGTCGAAACTTCTTCGCCATTGCTTCCGGACGTCACCGGCACTTCCCGGCACACATGATAATATTTGCCTTTGctcgtcgcttttttttttgtatgtgtggcACAAATTCTTGTCCTTTTAAAGCTGGGACCTAAAAGGGAGCTAAAATGGGACCGTATAGCATTTGGTGTGGAGCGGTTCGTTTCAAAGATTGAAGTCACGAAGTTGTAACAGTGCAACTGATTTAAAAGGCAGTAATAATACGgcaataattttatattagtGTTATGACTAAGCAAATGACAAGATTTAGGatgttcataattttcaaaacacaaaatgtcaTAGCTGATATAGTCTCTTCTTCCTTGGGGCACCATTAAAGCAGATCTTTTCGATGCTTAGAGCCCAATAACTTCACCCGAAATcggtaaaatatttgaaagtttttgatGCACTCCATCCACTCCTGCACAGGCTGCAGGGCCTTCGACAACAACTTCAGCTGACTCGCGGTGACGATGCAGGATGCAAGAAGCTCAGCATCGCTGACAGATATTGCCtgttttaagcttttttttctttcgtgtgTTCTCGCTTGAACCTCTTCCAACGCTTCTCATTTTCGTTTGCGTGgctttgaattgaaatttgagACTTTCCTTGGACGGGGTTTCTTCAAGAAAATCCtattttgcggtttttttttctgttgttcttTTCTGGATACTTTAAGTGCCAGAATGTTTCGCTCTTTCTGGACGCCAATATTTCAGCTAAACTAAGCACCACTTGCCAAATAGATCgatacacatacatatatatattctACACATCCAGAGAGACGTTTATAAAAGTTTTCATCGCAACTAGCTATGGACATTGCAAGAGTCCTTGAATGAAGGACATCACCGTGCATAAATCACAAGCATAACCGTTGCGTATTCAATTAATAGTATCGGCGAGGCAATAAATGGGGCTTCTTTAAGAGTGAGgcaacaacgaaacaaaacaaaaaaaaatccacgcAGGCAAGCAACTTACGTGACTCGATTAATTCCGGGGAGAACtacgcaaaacacacacacacatacacaacaaaaaagcaccagCGAAAACATCCATTCCAAAACATTCAATGACACtgcccaaacacacacacacacttgcggGGGAAATATTTCAGCCATAGTTATTGTTGGGGACCGAGCGACATTGGGATGCGAATGGAACTGGCAGCAGAAGCAGTTGTTCGCCGCTCGCAACCTTTATTTGCGGTGATAATAAGCAAAGGGATCAAAATAAATGGGGTTTTGTATAGGGACATGAGATGGAAGAAGCGCCATCAGGAGCGGAAATGAAGGAATTGATAGAGAAAATGGCGTGGCACAGGGCCGAGGGGCCGGGCGGCACATGTGAAACGTTGGTAAAACAAATAGATAAAACGGCTACATTCTAAGCCGTGATTCAGCTTCACCATTGGCAGGTGGTTTGTGTAGTTGCAGACATTCGGCCGCAAACTTGCCTGGTGCGTATTTGCTAGCACTGCCCTAACTCCAGCGCCGGATAATTCGATTCTAGGCTGATGTATCGATCGTAGACGATCAAATTGGCATGCAACGGTTTGAAGCGTTCGGGTGATGGGTGTTCCTCGTTGCGTTATTCGTTTCTAATGTGCTGCTGCCGTAATTATTTACTTCTTTACTTGCAACTGTGCGGCGCGAAAATTGTGCGAACATCTGACAAAGCGTACGCAAACACTGACTCCCTGTGCCTGTGTCAGAGACGTCATACACTAGCGGATGGCGGACTTCTGAAGGTGATCCCGGTAGCGGTAGTAGTTCGCCGTATTTCACCCGGAATAATGTGGCCCTTCATTTCCTTTCCGGCCAGTCAGCGCACCCGCATCCAGTCGATGCTATTCCAATATATTTGGCGGAAATGCCaggacacaaaaaaacaaaaccccccgGGCCCGGTCCTGACCGTCCCGAAACGCTGCAGCAGGTAGCAGGTTCGTCTTTCGGTCACATTAAAGAATTTGTTGGCCAGAACAAATGGTCTCGTGGGGGTTTACGCTTCCATTCGTGCGAAGGAAGCGAGCATCTACTCGAGAAACATTGGAAACTGGGAAGGAAACATGGCAGCGCCATCGCGCGGCCATGTCGTCGATgggcagaaaacaaaaataggttACGGGCCTGTCTGAAGGACCTGAATTTCGTATTCAAGTATTCCTCGCACCATAACAATACGGTCGAACCGTTCCGCTGGGAGGCTTGGGGAGGCTTGGGcggggagagaagaaaaagaaaaccatcatACCTTTTGCACCTAACACAGTCGAACGTTGGGAAAAAGAATTCCAGCATCCTCCACGTCCACACGCAAACCCGCATAGAAGCATCCGGTAGTTCTTTGCTGGCGGCGACAGCATCCGCGTGAAATGAGGCGtcgtttttgtgtatgtgtgtgtgtgtgcgctatAGTCCCGCATACACTctctcgcgcacacacacacacacaaagatcGACTCACACTCAACCAGTTAACTAGCAGCAGacgtgcacaaacacacaaacgcccATCCTTTTTGGTGGGATAGTGTAATTAATCTTCAGCGAGATGAACGAGtatgaattaaatttattgccTTTCATAAATCTTCGCAGCATATACTCGCACAGGTCGCCAATTCGCTTTCGTAGCTCCGGTGCCTGGAGACAGAGGTCATAGATTGGGCGAGTAGAACAAACAGCCATAAAAGAACGGAatcgaacgaaaacgaaacgaagatAGTGGGCGGTGGACGTTTTCTTAAAGAGACTtggtttcatttcaatttgttgTGCTGCTTCGTTCGTACTTCATTCTTTTAATAGCTCGGCTATTCTTGGCCTTGGAAGATAAACAAATGATTATAGTTGGCAAAAGGAATgtgaatttaataaataagatttatatgttttacaatttttctacTTCGTCTTAAGTATTAAGTCCTTGGGAGGACTTGGAGTATATCAGATCgtcttctttttggtttaaagACCTGctaagtcacgccggccatcttgtggcttactagacttgttgctACCACTGCGGACGAATATTTGCGATCAAATATATAATTGAAGTAGACTAATCTGGATCAAAATGGCTTCATTTAGTACAAATTTAAGACAACAGTTAGTATCTTGAAAGAAATCTACCTAACATGCCTGCTCCACAGTCATCATGATCGATCGACCCAATTAGATGAAGGTGAGGCAAGTATTGGTGGGAGCGTAGGACTTTCAATCTGCAAGTACTCTAGCACGCCAAGATTGTGTTGGGCAGTGAGCTCTAAACCTACGGGGAGGCCTCACCTTAACAAAGTGAGGACTCTGATCGTGCACTTCTATTTCAACTCACTCTTCAAGCGCTTCACCTTCACGAGGTAGCTCACCGTCCTCACGAGGTAGTTCTTCACAGCTTTCGAGGCAGTAACCATCACGAGGCAGCTCTTTGCCccagtggcggattaacctatgggcgAAGTTTGCGGCCGCCTGAGGCCTCGCCGGACAAGGAAGCTTCACTGACAAGGGGAGCCTCCACGGCTAGAGAACCCTTTTAAAAATGGGACACTTACCAAACTTAGATCCTCTTCGCCCTTACAAGGTAGCTCTTTGCACTCTTGGAGCTCttgtctctctctcacacacactgtCACGAAGTAGCTCTTCGCACTCAGTTATCGCGAAGCTATCGGAAGACCTTTTCTCCCACGCTTTAGTGAACAGTTGCCCTTTCCTCTTTAGAAAGAGCTACTTTACACATCACTTGCGGTAAAGTATATGTTAAAGTTTCAAATCAAACATCCTGCCAATGGCACAATGCATCGCGGGATGGCATTCAATGGACCAGATACTTTGCCGAGTGATGACCTACTGCTCTTTGAACATCAACATGTCGTCCTACACGATGATCATGTCTCACATAAAATCGGATCAAACGATATCTGAGGCAAAATATAAAGTTTTGGACCAAATCCTACGTACGGGGCGACGACCCGGACGGGATTCGATACCCGGTCCAACCGCATGAAGACTGTCATCGCTATCACTTTGATGTCTGAGACGCCTCAAGATGTTGCTTGGAGCTTATCATTAACGTTACCTGGAAACCCTGTATGTTTACGTACAGTGCGTGCCGTTGACCTGCCTGCACCGCTTTATGGGACACTCCAAAACAACTTCAAGATATTGCCCTCGCTTATCAGTTTATTTCAGTAACCAATTGCGTAAAACCCACCAGCAATCGAGTTATCGAATTAATCAGTTCGCACGATAAGTGCTGCTTACAACTTTGCCCGCATCTTCTCCCCACTCACCAGCTCTCGCAGCTCACGGCGAAGTACCTTGCCACTGAGGTTCTTCGGAATAGCGTCAATGAACTGGACTCCACCGTGAAGCCGCTTAGCCGCGGACGCACGCTCCGCTACGAACTGCACAATCTCCAGCTCGGTGACGGCCGCTCCGGCATCGTTCGGCTGCCGTACAACGAACGCTAGCGGAAGTTCACCGGCCGCCTCGTCCGGGACGCCGATAACGGCCGCATCCAGTATGGCTGGATGAGTCAGCAGAACGGCCTCAATTTCTGCCGGTGGCACCTGGTAACCTTTGTACTTGATGAGCTCCTTGAGTCGATCAACGACGAAGAATTCACCGTCCTCGTCGTAGTACCCAACATCGCCCGAATGCAGCCAACCATCGGCATCGATCGTGCTGCGTGTGGCCTGTTCATCACCAATGTAGCCCTTCATTACCTGCGTGCCTCGGAAGCAAAGCTCTCCACGTTCGTTCGGGCCGAGGGTTTTGCCGGTGGTTGGGTCGACTACCTTTACCTGCGTTCCAATCTGGACGCGCCCAACACTTCCCGGTTTGTGGTCGTCTCCGCTCTGGATGAGCGTGGCCAGCGTAAGCTCACTCATACCGTAGCCTTGCCGTACATGCTGTATGTTGGGAAGTCGTTGCAGCAGTAGCTCTTCGGTCTCGCGGGACAGAGGAGCAGCGCCACAAATGACCGTGCGAATGCTGGTCAGATCGTAACTATCGACGAGCGGATGTTTCGCCAGAAACAGCACAATTGGTGGCACTGACAGGAGCGTATTGCAGCGATACGTTTCGATACAGCCGAGGTAAAGGAAGTCCTCGAACTTGGGCAATGCCACCATGCGCTCCTTAATGCAGAGCACATTGATGAGACTAAGGCAACCGAAGGCGTGGAACCAGGGCAGGACACACAGGACCACCATCGGTTCCTCTACCTCCGTCAGCGACGATGATTCCCTGTGACGGTAAAGAGATGGTTGAGGTTATGAGGCTAGCTCGCTTCCCCGTGCTACCTACTCTGTCAGTGCTACACTGGCCATCACGTTCGCCTGGGTTAGCTGGACACCCTTCGGTAGACCCGTCGTACCGGACGAGCACATGATCAAGGCTACGTGCTCGTGCACATTCGTCGGCGAAATGTCAAACCCGAGTGGATTTACGAACGAAACGGAAGCAAGAAACTGTTCCATCAGCGTGTAAGGCACGCTGGATGATGCACCCTCACACAGATTTTCATCCCCAAACAGTACCAAGCGCTCGATGAAGCTGCCACACTGTCTGGCAGCAGCCACCACTCTGTCAGCGGAAAATGGCGACAAAAAGACGACTCGGGGTCTTGACAAATTAAACGCGTGCACGAACTCACCTGCAACGAGGAAGTTAATTAGCTTAGAATTGATTGCAGTAGCAGCAATGGGACCGATGCACGATGTTCCAACGTACGTTCGGTGTAGGTAAGGTTGATCGGTGCCACCGTAGCGCCAAGCAGAAACGACCCAATCAGTACGGTTGGGAATTCGAGCCGGTTCTCCGAGACCAGCCCAATTACGTCACCGCTCCGTATGCCAACCTCCCGCCGTAGACATTCGGCAACACGGGCCCCCTG
This genomic window contains:
- the LOC126556880 gene encoding uncharacterized protein LOC126556880, producing MAGKESQRIVCGQPHKSDITAGCGSLGTFVRRKLLQNGPDVALIDGVYGTEITYMELLEQGARVAECLRREVGIRSGDVIGLVSENRLEFPTVLIGSFLLGATVAPINLTYTEREFVHAFNLSRPRVVFLSPFSADRVVAAARQCGSFIERLVLFGDENLCEGASSSVPYTLMEQFLASVSFVNPLGFDISPTNVHEHVALIMCSSGTTGLPKGVQLTQANVMASVALTEESSSLTEVEEPMVVLCVLPWFHAFGCLSLINVLCIKERMVALPKFEDFLYLGCIETYRCNTLLSVPPIVLFLAKHPLVDSYDLTSIRTVICGAAPLSRETEELLLQRLPNIQHVRQGYGMSELTLATLIQSGDDHKPGSVGRVQIGTQVKVVDPTTGKTLGPNERGELCFRGTQVMKGYIGDEQATRSTIDADGWLHSGDVGYYDEDGEFFVVDRLKELIKYKGYQVPPAEIEAVLLTHPAILDAAVIGVPDEAAGELPLAFVVRQPNDAGAAVTELEIVQFVAERASAAKRLHGGVQFIDAIPKNLSGKVLRRELRELVSGEKMRAKL